The nucleotide sequence TGCTAGTCTGTGAGTAAGATGTCAGCATGAGCAACGTTATACTAGTTTGTGAGAAAGATGTCAGCATGAGCAAAGTTATACTAGTTTGTGAGAATGATGTCAGCATGAGCAATGTCATGCTATTCTGTGAGTAAGATGTCAGCATGAGCAACGTTATACTAGTTTGTGAGAATGATGTCAGCATGAGCAATGTCATGCTAGTCTGTGAGTAAGATGTCAACATGAGCAAAGTTATACTAGTTTGTTAGAATGATGTCAGCATTAGCAACGTTATACTAGTTTGTGAGAATGATGTCAGCATGAGCAACGTTATGCTAGTTGTGAGAATGATGTCAGCATGAGCAACGTTATACTAGTTTGTGAGTAAGATGTCATCATGAGCAACGTTGTGAGTAAGATGTCAGCATGAGCAACGTTATACTAGTTTGTTAGAATGATGTCAGCATGAGCAACGTTATACTAGTTTGTGAGAATGATGTCAGCATGAGCAACGTTATGCTAGTTGTGAGAATGATGTCAGCATGAGCAACGTTATGCTAGTTGTGAGAATGATGTCAGCATGAGCAACGTTATACTAGTTTGTGAGAATGATGTCAGCATGAGCAACGTTATGCTAGTTGTGAGAATGATGTCAGCATGAGCAACGTTATACTAGTTTGTGAGAATGATGTCAGCATGAGCAATGTCATGCTAGTTTGTGAGTAAGATGTCAGCATGAGCAATGTCATGCTAGTTTGTGAGAATGATGTCAGCATGAGCAATGTCATGCTAGTCTGTGAGTAAGATGTCAGCATGAGCAACGTTATACTAGTTTGTGAGTAAGATATCAGCATGAGCAACGTTATACTAGTTTGTGAGTAAGATGTCAACATGAGCAATGTCATGCTAGTCTGTGAGTAAGATGTCAGCATGAGCAACGTTATACTAGTTTGTGAGAATGATGTCAGCATGAGCAACGTTATGCTAGTCTGTGAGTAAGATGTCAACATGAGCAAAGTTATACTAGTTTGTTAGAATGATGTCAGCATTAGCAACGTTATACTAGTTTGTGAGAATGATGTCAGCATGAGCAACGTTATGCTAGTTGTGAGAATGATGTCAGCATGAGCAACGTTATGCTAGTTTGTGAGAATGATGTCAGCATGAGCAATGTCATGCTAGTTTGTGAGTAAGATGTCAACATGAGCAATGTTATGCTAGTCTGTGAGTAAGATGTCAGCATGAGCAACGTTATACTAGTTTGTGAGTAAGATGTCAGCATGAGCAATGTTATGCTAGTCTGTGAGTAAGATGTCAGCATGAGCAACGTTATACTAGTTTGTGAGTAAGATGTCAGCATGAGCAACGTTGTGAGTAAGATATCAGCATGAGCAACGTTATACTAGTTTGTGAGTAAGATGTCAGCATGAGCAACATTATACTAGTTTGTGAGAATGATGTCAGCATGAGCAACGTTATGCTAGTTGTGAGAATGATGTCAGCATGAGCAACGTTATGCTAGTTGTGAGAATGATGTCAGCATGAGCAACGTTATACTAGTTTGTGAGAATGATGTCAGCATGAGCAACGTTATGCTAGTTGTGAGAATGATGTCAGCATGAGCAACGTTATACTAGTTTGTGAGTAAGATGTCAGCATGAGCAATATCATGCTAGTCTGTGAGTAAGATGTCAGCATGAGCAACGTTATACTAGTTTGTGAGTAAGATGTCATCATGAGCAACGTTGTGAGTAAGATGTCAGCATGAGCAACGTTATACTAGTTTGTTAGAATGATGTCAGCATGAGCAACGTTATACTAGTTTGTGAGAATGATGTCAGCATAAGCAACGTTATGCTAGTTGTGAGAATGATGTCAGCATGAGCAACGTTATACTAGTTTGTGAGAATGATGTCAGCATGAGCAACGTTATGCTAGTTGTGAGAATGATGTCAGCATGAGCAACGTTATGCTAGTTGTGAGAATGATGTCAGCATGAGCAACGTTATACTAGTTTGTGAGAATGATGTCAGCATGAGCAACGTTATGCTAGTTGTGAGAATGATGTCAGCATGAGCAATGTCATGCTAGTTTGTGAGTAAGATGTCAACATGAGCAATGTCATGCTAGTCTGTGAGTAAGATGTCAGCATGAGCAACGTTATACTAGTTTGTGAGTAAGATGTCAGCATGAGCAACGTTATGCTAGTTTGTGAGTAAGATGTCAGCATGAGCAATGTTATACTAGTTTGTGAGTAAGATGTCAACATGAGCAATGTCATGCTAGTCTGTGAGTAAGATGTCAGCATGAGCAACGTTATACTAGTTTGTGAGTAAGATGTCAGCATGAGCAATGTTATGCTAGTCTGTGAGTAAGATGTCAGCATGAGCAACGTTATACTAGTTTGTGAGTAAGATGTCAACATGAGCAATGTCATGCTAGTCTGTGAGTAAGATGTCAACATGAGCAATGTCATGCTAGTCTGTGAGTAAGATGTCAGCATGAGCAACGTTATACTAGTTTGTGAGTAAGATGTCAGCATGAGCAATGTTATGCTAGTCTGTGAGTAAGATGTCAGCATGAGCAACGTTATACTAGTTTGTGAGTAAGATGTCAGCATGAGCAATGTTATGCTAGTTTGTGAGTAAGATGTCAGCATGAGCAACGTTATACTAGTTTGTGAGTAAGACATCAACATGAGCAACGTTACGCTTCTTTGTGAGTAAGATATCAACATGAGCAACGTTATACTAGTTTGTGAGAAATATGTCAACATGAGCAGCGTTACACTAGTTCGTGAGTAAGATATCAACATGAGCAACGCTATACTTGTTTGTGAGTAATATATCAACATGATCAAAGTTATACTAGTTTGTGAGAAAGATATCAACATGAGCACCCTTATGCTAGTTTGTGTGTGAGTAAGATATCAACATGAGCAACGTTACGCTAGTTCGTGAGTAAGATATCAACATGAGCAACATTATGCTTGTTCATGAGTACGATATCAACATGAGCAACGTTACGCTAGTTTGTGAGTAAGATATCAACATGAGCAACGTTACGCTAGTTCGTGAGTAAGATATCAACATGAGCAACGTTATGCTAGTTTGTGAGTAAGATATCAACATGAGCAACGTTACGCTAGTTTGTGAGTAAGATATCAACATGAGCAACGTTATGCTAGTTCGTGAGTAAGATATCAACATGAGCAATGCTATACTTGTTTGTGAGTAATATATCAACATGATTAAAGTTATACTAGTTTGTGAGAAAGATATCAACATGAGCACCCTTATGCTAGTTTGTGTGTGAGTAAGATATCAACATGAGCAACGTTACGCTAGTTCGTGAGTAAGATATCAACATGAGCAACATTATGCTTGTTCATGAGTACGATATCAACATGAGCAACGTTACGCTAGTTTGTGAGTAAGATATCAACATGAGCAACGTTATGCTAGTTCGTGAGTAAGATATCAACATGAGCAATGCTATACTTGTTTGTGAGTAATATATCAACATGATTAAAGTTATACTAGTTTGTGAGAAAGATATCAACATGAGCACCCTTATGCTAGTTTGTGTGTGAGTAAGATATCAACATGAGCAACGTTACGCTAGTTCGTGAGTAAGATATCAACATGAGCAACATTATGCTTGTTCATGAGTACGATATCAACATGAGCAACGTTATGCTAGTTTGTGAGTAAGATATCAACATGAGCAACGTTATGCTTGTTTGTGAGTAAGATATCAACACGATCAAAGTTATGCTTGTTTGTGAGTAAGATATCAACATGAGCAACCTTACGCTAGTTTGTGAGTAAGATATCAACATGAGCAACGTTATGCTAGTTTGTGAGTAAGATATCAACATGAGCAACGTTATACTAGTTTGTGAGTAAGATATCAACATGAGCAACGTTATGCTTGTTTGTGAGTAAGATATCAACATGAGCAACGTTAAACTAGTTTGTGAGTAAGATGTCAGCATGAGCAACCTTATGCTAGTTTGTGAGTAAGATATCAACACGATCAAAGTTATGCTAGTTTGTGAGTAAGATATCAACATGAGCAACGTTATGCTAGTTTGTGAGTAAGATATCAACATGAGCAACGTTATACTAGTTTGTGAGTAAGATGTCAGCATGAGCAACGTTATACTAGTTTGTGAGTAAGATATCAACATGAACAACGTTATACTAGTTTGTGAGTAAGATATCAACATGAGCAACGTTATGCTAGTTTGTGAGTAAGATATCAACATGAGCAACGTTATACTAGTTTGTGAGTAAGATATCAACATGAgcaaagttatgtttgtttgtgAGTAAGATGTCGACATGAGTAACATTATGCTAGCTTGTGAGTAAGATATCAACATGAGCAAAATGATGCTACTTTGTGAGCAAGATATTAACACGAGCAACGTTATGCTAGGTTGAGCTAAGTGAACAAAGAAACCTTATTAATGATTTAACATTAAAGTCATGACCAAAGCATGCGGAACCAGTCTAAGGCAAATGAGCACATGCTCGATTCTGACAAACAGCAGCGAAccagattttgtttttgttttccccGAAACTTCACCCCAAGATAAACTGTTCTTGATAACGACGGCTTGACCAATCGTCGATTAGGCACGAAGGTCAAAGAGTGTAACGCACCTGTTTATGATGCTCCCAAAACAAAGACTTGGTCAGCCAGATTGCTCATTAAGACTTGGATGCGCGATgatgaatgttgtttttgtgcTTTGTGCTCTTGTAGCGCTGTCAGTCGGAATTTTGTTTGGTAAGACTTTAAACTATCCctttatattaattgttataGTATATTTGTAACTATGTTCATCTCCGATCACCAGAGTAGGATCTGGGACCGCAGTGGCCAATATTCTGGCAAGCAACGGCATTTTGATGATGTAGGACGCGAACAGGCGTGTTCTTTAGCTACGGATCTTTAAAAAGATTTGAATCAATCTGCACATATGTAGTTTATGTGGGTGGGGGTCGCCGGATGCGCCCCGGGCCCGCTAGTGGATTGGAAAACTATCAATTATTGGCTTATACTTATTCCTTGCCCTGATTTACGAGTTTGAAGTGATGTGTTTTTCACCATAAAAAGTTTGTCCGTTTTTGGCATTCAATTTCTTCGATCGCCAAAGAGCAAAGCggcaatattttgtcatttctcaatttctgcaatttaaataaagataagatATGTATCATTTCCAACCTcaactattgttttgtgcataatttacataGTTTCTTTGAATGCAAAACACATTTGGTCTTTGTCATAAGTAATCGTATTTTGTAACTGCCAAAGTTGTATTTGTATGCAATTGAATCTTAGTATCCAATAAAATGGTTGAATTAATGAAGAAAATGCTTATTGTAAAAATGCACGTGctataagaatatatatatttccagtATTTAAAAGGGTCCTTTTACCGTCTTGTTATTCtagtaaatatattcaattacaTCTTTAAACTTTATTAACTTTTAACTTATGATTTATGTATCAGcccattttaattttgattacgaatacatttttctttgcAGATAAGCCTGGAGAATGTCCGGATGTGACGTCACAGGGTCGTGTCGTTCCACTAGTTCCCGGATGCAAATCAGATTTTAATTGTCTTGAAACGGATAAATGCTGCATGGGAATGTGCCTGGTTCCCGGTATGaatctttattattataaagGAGAATActgtttgattgagagttatttatttatttttgaatcaaGTTAAccacttttttttataaaatgcactCCTGAATTTAGTTTAAAAGACTGTATTGgctattgcattgaaatatgttttgtaaactAGGATTTCCATTACATgatttgaaacttgtttataaCATACGCTCTACTCTggttaaaacacattattataCTGCTTAAATGTCAATCTCTACGAAGcagttaattgaaaaaatattgttaaaacgtTTCTCAAAGGATGAACGAGGGTAGATCCAGAAGTACGTggacttttataattatttaattattattgcaCATAGAACATTCACATACAATACGTATATCATTTCTGATATACTTACTGAAAATTTCAGAGCAACACATACATATTTCGCTGTATTTTATTCCATAAACGACATGCGGTTGACCCGATCGGAGCATTCCAATGACGTCAATGATTTCTTGCTCATAAAGCTTCACAATATTTCGAAGTATATTCATGAACTTTAATTGCCAATCCACGTAGATCTGATCACCCCtcataaagttaaaatgttctCAGACTCATGATTTCAAGTGCATGTatgttataacattattttctgGTACACTAAATCCTAGAACTTCAGGAACGACCCTTGAATTAATTGCCATCATGTCGTTTTATTTCAGAATGTGATATGGTGGACGACCAAGTGATTCAGTGCGAGTTGGAACCATGCGAAAATGCAACATGCTTTATCAAGAATGCTGTTTGCTAGTAAGTTGTcttttatgatatattgtaaACACTTATATTCACCAAGGCGGCTTGCTTAttggaaattaaatgttattattgacaataaatgtgttgtgaCCATGTTCAGGGTCATTGTTCATAATTCTATCCACAAATATTTGTGGATGGAAATATAACCAATGAATTCGAGAATTCATATTGtctaatgacatttttttaaatatatacatcttCTTTTATAGTTACATGTCTCAGTCGAACCCCGTCGGCTCGAACTCTCAGGGACCGTCGATAATACCTCGAGGGTCGGAAAAAGCGAAAATGCTTACcttcattataaattatataaatcgTTACTTTACATCTGGTTCGAGCAAGGgagaattcgagccaagcgagttcgagccatcgaggTTCGATTGTATTTGGCTACAATAAATGTTGTTTCTTTTACCGAATAACTGTCCATACTTTGGTAGTGAGGAGCTTTTTATTCTGGACTTATAAATGacttttacctgtactggttcattcaaCACCATATTAAATTAAGATGGTGTAAAGTTTTGGGGGTAATTGAATTAAGAAATCGTTGATTTACATTACATTCAGAGGTCAGTATGAAAAGTAATCTGTCATGGTTTATTGCAATTGACAATTCAGCCATTTTCATTCGCATGAGACTGACAATCTTGTTCTCCCActtcagataagtagatccaataatttaaccatgctagaaattcttatcttgcccacgggcgaagataaaatgcccgtatggaactcctttttaattgtcgccacattataattacctcccttgttgaagacagtcgtctgtagcatcatagaaaccttgtcttgtggcgatatttagaatgctaatttactatttctcgcttcaaatgtcaccataaaaagttttcacgcatattttaagaaataatgcttcactttcctccgaactatttaaagaccgatttgactagtAACATAACCTGAATCACTGCgagcatatccatgacaaccacgaattatcaaatatccatacgcatttattttcactacgcacaaaagggTTCCagcaaaaattacatttttacacaattttgtttaactgaggtgggagaaaaagcatctaccatagccgctcgtgttaaataggtttatcccgaccctcgcgcagggtgtttttgcggaaactcggtaaacctcgtttccgcaaaacaccctacgcgagggtcggccatggaagatacttacatatgtatattcttttaactgtaaattttcccaatttcGCGAAACAAGTTTTCCCAAAATGTTTAGGGTCTTTTTCCGTAAAATGCGCAGAAAAAAGCCATGGaaagtaaacataaaaatggcATTATTCGGTATGCAGTCTTAAAATCGTCTAAAAGGATTCAGGTAGAAAATGAAGCAATATTTGTAACTAACGGAGGGAGGGGGCTGCGGCCTCACCCTTCTACcccttaaaatgtttttgcagaGCATATTAACATTGATAAcataaatgtgatatttataatgaaatataaaaaaaaactgtaagtATGTTCATTTTCTGGTTTAGTTCAGATCCGTGTAACTTCACCTGTGAGCCAGTCTGGTTGACCCCAACGGAAGACGTCACTGTCGAGTGTTTCCTtggtgacgatgatgatgacgtcAGCGAATCATCTGAGAGTGATGATGATAACGTCAGCGAATCACATGAGAGCGATGATGATGACGTCAGCGATTCATCTGAGGACGGTGATGAAGACTCCGACTCCGACAGTGAGGAATATGAGGTATATTACGCCCAGATTGATGTTGATGACAGCTCAGATGAAGAAGAGACTGTTGATAATGATGAAAAAGAAGTGAACGACACACAAGTTGACGTCAACACACGCAATGATAGTGACGACACCGATAGTGAAGAAAATTATAAGAAAGCAGAAACAGGCGAAGAAAACTTTGACGATAGTGGCGATGATGACGAGGAAAATGACATGAGGTAAGTTCAATGTGATTCCGTTATTCACGTTTTTACCATTCTCctacaccagagtgatgatgctatgcgtaccacagctttatcattatcaaacctctaaTGAATGGGAATGGTTGTTACAAGTAAATACTAAGTATAATAGCATGTTCTGCATAGAAATGTGTTTGCTTCGCCAATATGTATGCATAAGTAAACAACGTAATAACTAAAACCCCACTAACTTATATTGccttttacaaaatgttaataaagattatatgtaaatatagaTCAACTTTGTCTGTTAAACAGTGTTTGACCAAGTATTGTCTGATGCAATTCCTCAAAACAGAACCAAAACCTGTGTTGTATAAAGTCAAACCCTATTACAATGACTAAGTTAATTAGATCAAATAAACGTCTTGTTCAgttgaagatttttaaagaaaattttacTCGATTTATAGGCCATACAGTAAATGGGAACGTAAGAAATGGCACAAGCAGCAAAAGAAGGAGCGAAAGGACAAGAAGAACGCTGGAAAGGAGGAGAAACAGAAAGTCAAGCAGGAactaaaatatcagaaaaatacGATGAAGGTTCAACGGAAGGCAGAAAAGTTTGCAGAAAAACTGGACAAGTGGCTGGCAACAGGAAGAGAGGATAAATTGATTAAATGGAGAACCAAGTTGGAGAAAAAGGCTGAAAAGAAGTATGAAAAGGCGAAAGGCAAGCAGAACAAAGATAGAGGTAATCCAAAACACAAAGTCAACGAATTATGGGAAAAGAGGGAAGAAAGGATTGCTAGACTTCTATCAATGTCACAAGAGGAACGGAATGCGTATTGGGGAGATCATTTTGGGCACGAGAACGGATTCTGGTCGAGAATGGATCAACCGGAAGTTCCCGAAAATCTAGAGAGCCAAGAAACGGACGACCGAAATTACAGTAAAGACAGAAATGGTTATTGGAAGAACAAATTCGATAGAAAGAAAGacaagaaagaaaagaaaaggaaCAAAGTTCAAAGGCGCTGGAAAGGCAGAAAATGGCAATAGCTGTGATTTGCATAGAAACAatggatatatttatgttttatttgtagcATGAATTGGAGACAAAAAACTATCAATGGCGAACTTAACAAGCACATAGAAAACGAAAACAAACGGCTGAATGGtaaattgaaattcttaaacaaaagAATACAAATGTAAGTGTGACAATAAAAGATTCGCCTACGTTCACGTGGTTCTCTGTCATTATGTAGACTTGAATTCAGGTGTTCTGTTCTTGATATGCATGTATTACCAACGAAGAAGGAAAAcagtaaacaataataaatatatccaAAAATAGTTCGACAATATTTCATGCTTTTACGCTGGTtacccatttttttttaaatatatcgatGCCAGTTTTAATCAGAGCATTATTAGTTCCAAATCTGTACCAATCAGAACcaaattcaattatttgtta is from Mya arenaria isolate MELC-2E11 chromosome 9, ASM2691426v1 and encodes:
- the LOC128246006 gene encoding uncharacterized protein LOC128246006; this translates as MNVVFVLCALVALSVGILFDKPGECPDVTSQGRVVPLVPGCKSDFNCLETDKCCMGMCLVPECDMVDDQVIQCELEPCENATCFIKNAVCYSDPCNFTCEPVWLTPTEDVTVECFLGDDDDDVSESSESDDDNVSESHESDDDDVSDSSEDGDEDSDSDSEEYEVYYAQIDVDDSSDEEETVDNDEKEVNDTQVDVNTRNDSDDTDSEENYKKAETGEENFDDSGDDDEENDMRPYSKWERKKWHKQQKKERKDKKNAGKEEKQKVKQELKYQKNTMKVQRKAEKFAEKLDKWLATGREDKLIKWRTKLEKKAEKKYEKAKGKQNKDRGNPKHKVNELWEKREERIARLLSMSQEERNAYWGDHFGHENGFWSRMDQPEVPENLESQETDDRNYSKDRNGYWKNKFDRKKDKKEKKRNKVQRRWKGRKWQ